From Chryseobacterium sp. H1D6B, a single genomic window includes:
- a CDS encoding DUF5683 domain-containing protein: MKKLFLTFFLCIFAAAYSQVNPNDTIRVEHHPKDSISAVKPAKSASKVIADLENANGPTKKTLKLNPTRAGLYSAVFPGLGQFYNKKYWKIPIVWGAVGAGVGIAAWNDKQYKKYREYYVAKLNGTPNEFVDSHPFLDKTALGNAQDRAKRQRDYAIAITGLIYILNIVDAVVDANLYESRHDPDLTFQPAVIQDQYGINPPKTGLSLSYRF, encoded by the coding sequence ATGAAGAAATTATTTCTCACTTTTTTCTTGTGCATTTTTGCAGCAGCATATTCACAAGTAAATCCTAATGATACTATCCGGGTAGAACATCACCCTAAGGATAGTATTTCTGCTGTTAAGCCTGCAAAATCTGCATCCAAAGTGATTGCAGATCTTGAAAATGCAAACGGACCCACGAAAAAAACATTAAAACTGAACCCCACCAGAGCAGGTTTATATTCAGCAGTATTCCCGGGATTAGGACAGTTTTATAATAAAAAATACTGGAAGATTCCTATCGTATGGGGAGCTGTAGGAGCAGGAGTAGGAATTGCTGCATGGAATGACAAGCAGTACAAAAAGTATAGAGAATACTATGTTGCTAAATTAAACGGAACTCCTAACGAATTTGTAGACAGCCACCCGTTTCTCGATAAAACAGCATTAGGGAATGCGCAGGACAGAGCCAAAAGACAAAGAGATTACGCCATCGCAATTACAGGATTGATTTACATACTGAATATTGTAGATGCTGTGGTAGATGCCAACCTTTATGAAAGCCGCCACGATCCGGATCTGACTTTCCAGCCTGCAGTTATTCAGGATCAATATGGTATAAATCCCCCAAAAACAGGGTTAAGTTTAAGTTATAGATTTTAA
- the dapB gene encoding 4-hydroxy-tetrahydrodipicolinate reductase has translation MKIALVGYGKMGKIIDEIAVKRGHEVVARLKETPTAENLNNPDVVIEFSLPEVAFDNIKACLENKIPVISGTTGWLERKAEIETIAVENDSAFLYGSNFSLGVNLFFALNEKLADLMKNVDEYSCQLEEIHHVHKKDAPSGTAISLAEGIIKNNAKFDAWKLEETVDRQLGIFAVREDEVPGTHSVFYRSEVDEIEIKHTAFNRDGFALGAVVAAEWIKDKKGNFAMKDVLGL, from the coding sequence ATGAAAATAGCATTAGTTGGATACGGAAAAATGGGCAAGATCATTGATGAGATTGCTGTAAAAAGAGGCCATGAAGTAGTGGCCCGTCTTAAAGAAACTCCAACTGCTGAAAATCTTAATAATCCAGATGTTGTTATCGAATTTTCACTCCCCGAAGTAGCATTTGATAACATTAAAGCGTGTCTGGAAAATAAAATTCCTGTGATCTCTGGAACAACAGGATGGCTGGAGAGAAAAGCAGAAATCGAAACAATTGCTGTTGAAAATGATTCAGCATTCTTATACGGTTCAAATTTCAGCTTAGGCGTAAATTTATTTTTCGCCTTAAATGAGAAGCTGGCCGATCTAATGAAAAATGTGGATGAATACTCTTGCCAGCTTGAGGAAATCCACCACGTTCACAAAAAAGATGCACCCAGCGGAACTGCTATTTCTTTAGCAGAAGGGATTATCAAGAATAATGCTAAATTTGATGCTTGGAAATTAGAGGAAACTGTTGACAGACAGCTAGGTATATTTGCTGTTCGTGAAGATGAAGTTCCTGGCACACACAGCGTATTCTACAGAAGTGAAGTAGATGAAATTGAAATAAAACATACCGCTTTCAATAGAGACGGATTTGCATTAGGAGCTGTAGTAGCTGCAGAATGGATTAAAGATAAAAAAGGAAACTTTGCAATGAAAGACGTTTTGGGACTTTAA
- the lepB gene encoding signal peptidase I, whose protein sequence is MNYFLTYTVYVLILSLLMGLSTWKLFKKMGYNPLFAFIPFYNYFIILKETKHPKWWALLSYLPIVSPIMMSVFHIYLMKKFGKTLFQNQLLTVILPFIYMAVVNYSKNVELEDENELYLTDEEKSAKKKDSFLGSITFAVVFATIIHVFVTQPFGIPTGSMERTLLVGDFLFVNKWSYGYRMPMRPLAIPFLQGTIFDAGKNGNPKDDPKSYVDAVKLPYSRILQFNKPQRNDVVVFNYPQDSVHTAIDRKDPYVKRCVAAAGDSFEMRAGRLFVNGKPEMVLGDQEIQHGYTVTTGSQLDIPGLYKTYGFLPVQEQQTNTGFIYGFQGLTDKTAKEIKALPQVIEMKENIQEKGQGAVSYKMNADKSAYTKSIDTTQSIFPINKPWNQDWYGPVRIPKKGDIVAINKETLPMYQWIISEYEHNSLENKNGKIFINGKEADKYTIQQDYYMMIGDNRDASLDARFFGFVPDENIVGKPMFTWMSVQGAFSDSSSSYQAPFKIRWDRMFKATNTGEANKASYWWIATMILILFFGWEYFAKLFKKKKTQEDL, encoded by the coding sequence ATGAATTATTTTTTAACTTATACAGTATATGTTCTCATCTTATCTTTATTGATGGGACTTTCAACTTGGAAGCTGTTCAAGAAAATGGGCTATAACCCATTATTTGCTTTTATACCTTTCTACAACTATTTCATTATTCTAAAAGAAACCAAACACCCGAAATGGTGGGCACTTTTATCATATCTGCCGATTGTGAGCCCGATTATGATGTCGGTATTTCATATTTATTTAATGAAGAAATTTGGGAAAACTCTTTTCCAGAACCAATTACTCACGGTTATTCTTCCTTTTATATACATGGCGGTGGTTAACTATTCCAAAAATGTAGAATTAGAGGATGAAAATGAATTATATCTTACGGACGAAGAGAAAAGTGCGAAAAAGAAAGATTCATTTTTGGGATCTATTACTTTTGCAGTAGTTTTTGCAACGATCATTCACGTTTTCGTAACCCAGCCTTTCGGTATTCCTACAGGATCTATGGAAAGAACGCTGTTGGTAGGAGACTTCCTTTTTGTAAATAAATGGAGCTACGGGTACAGAATGCCGATGCGTCCTTTAGCAATACCATTCTTACAGGGAACTATTTTTGATGCCGGTAAAAATGGAAACCCTAAAGACGATCCAAAATCTTATGTGGATGCTGTAAAATTACCTTACTCAAGAATACTGCAGTTTAATAAGCCGCAGAGAAACGATGTAGTGGTTTTCAACTATCCTCAGGATTCAGTACATACTGCGATTGACAGAAAAGATCCTTACGTAAAAAGATGTGTTGCGGCAGCAGGAGATTCTTTTGAAATGAGAGCAGGAAGACTTTTTGTAAACGGAAAACCTGAAATGGTTTTAGGGGATCAGGAAATTCAGCATGGATATACTGTAACTACAGGAAGCCAGCTAGATATTCCTGGATTATATAAAACTTACGGCTTTTTACCGGTACAGGAACAGCAGACAAATACTGGATTTATTTACGGATTTCAAGGGTTAACTGATAAAACAGCTAAAGAAATCAAAGCTCTTCCTCAGGTTATTGAGATGAAAGAAAATATCCAGGAGAAAGGGCAAGGTGCAGTTTCTTATAAAATGAATGCCGATAAATCTGCATATACAAAGAGTATAGATACTACACAATCTATTTTCCCTATCAATAAACCTTGGAATCAGGATTGGTACGGTCCTGTGAGAATCCCTAAAAAAGGAGATATTGTAGCCATTAATAAAGAAACGCTTCCCATGTACCAATGGATTATTTCTGAATATGAGCATAACAGCTTAGAAAATAAAAACGGAAAGATTTTTATCAACGGAAAAGAAGCTGATAAATATACAATCCAGCAGGATTATTATATGATGATAGGAGACAACAGAGATGCTTCATTAGATGCAAGATTCTTTGGTTTTGTTCCTGATGAAAATATCGTTGGAAAACCTATGTTTACATGGATGAGTGTACAGGGTGCTTTCAGTGACAGCAGTTCTAGTTATCAGGCTCCGTTTAAAATCCGTTGGGACAGAATGTTTAAAGCGACTAACACGGGTGAAGCTAATAAGGCTTCTTACTGGTGGATTGCAACGATGATTCTTATCCTTTTCTTTGGATGGGAGTATTTTGCAAAACTGTTCAAAAAGAAAAAAACACAAGAAGATTTATAA
- a CDS encoding WbqC family protein, producing the protein MKNVLLPVFYLPPISWFSVFLDAENEVVLEQFESFPKQTYRSRTNIYGANGKLSLIIPINHNGKREIKDIEISYIENWRKIHWKSIKTAYQSSPYFEYYEDKFIKLFDLKEKYLFDFNEKGLEILQQILKTEKAYSLNEEYIKNPLELNFREKFSTKIPSEFEMEEYYQTFSDKLGFLKDLSILDLICNKGPETLTYIKNIKQSY; encoded by the coding sequence ATGAAAAACGTATTATTACCGGTATTTTATTTACCGCCGATTTCATGGTTTTCAGTTTTTTTAGATGCTGAAAATGAAGTAGTTTTAGAACAGTTTGAAAGCTTTCCGAAGCAGACTTACAGAAGCAGAACCAATATCTACGGGGCAAACGGGAAACTTTCTTTGATCATTCCGATCAATCATAATGGAAAAAGAGAAATAAAAGATATTGAGATCTCTTATATTGAAAACTGGAGAAAAATTCATTGGAAATCTATAAAAACAGCCTATCAAAGTTCTCCTTATTTCGAATATTATGAAGATAAATTCATAAAGTTATTTGATTTAAAAGAAAAATATTTATTTGATTTTAATGAAAAGGGGTTAGAGATTCTCCAGCAGATTTTAAAAACGGAAAAGGCATACTCTTTGAATGAAGAATATATTAAAAATCCTTTAGAACTTAACTTTAGAGAAAAATTTTCCACTAAAATCCCCTCAGAATTTGAAATGGAAGAGTATTATCAAACTTTCTCAGATAAATTAGGATTTTTAAAGGACTTGTCAATTTTGGATCTCATTTGTAACAAAGGACCAGAAACTTTGACTTATATTAAAAATATTAAACAATCATACTAA
- a CDS encoding S8 family serine peptidase: MKKVLLAAVFLAGFSFTFAQEAKNVDPKEDKDLMTWYHKDFATTKVYGVNTENAYKYLESKGLKPTTVVVGVLDSGVQIDHPGLVKNVWTNPNEVPNNGKDDDGNGYIDDVHGWNFIGGKNGDIDIDNMEVTRVVAKYKSVFEGDDSAKNKANQAKMPEDFAMYMKAKDLFASKSVEAKQGLKTYTMISELIPNMVKLLGGKPVTSETIAAIKAPTDQKDAIALTVLTQVSQSPEFKGKSSAEFEKSMTEQMKEAVDHFAPQSKQYDLSYDPRAEIVGDNYDDYSQRNYGNNHYEGPDAEHGTHVAGIIAGLPQGKEIQYGVASRVAKIMSVRTVPNGDERDKDVANAIRYAVDNGAKVLNMSFGKPVSPGKNKVWDAFKYAQDKGVLLVKAAGNENEDVAEHLAYPTNFKNVTDEKPFVNNVLVVGASTNRNNELRADFSNFNKKMVNVFAPGEQIYSTVPKNDYKYLQGTSMASPVVAGAAAVLLAYMPGLKPYQVIEALVKSSNPSTDNKFADFSQAGGVIDLKKAAEYAYTNFYNGKSSEVKKAGKTVRKAVKK; the protein is encoded by the coding sequence ATGAAAAAGGTATTATTAGCTGCTGTTTTTTTAGCGGGTTTTAGCTTCACTTTTGCTCAGGAAGCAAAAAATGTTGATCCGAAAGAGGATAAAGATCTAATGACTTGGTATCATAAAGATTTTGCTACTACTAAAGTATACGGTGTAAACACAGAAAACGCATATAAATATTTAGAATCTAAAGGCTTGAAGCCGACTACTGTAGTGGTAGGAGTTCTAGACAGCGGTGTTCAGATAGATCATCCAGGATTAGTGAAGAACGTTTGGACGAATCCAAATGAAGTTCCTAATAACGGCAAAGATGATGACGGAAACGGATATATTGATGATGTTCACGGATGGAATTTTATAGGTGGTAAAAACGGAGATATTGATATAGATAATATGGAAGTAACCAGAGTAGTTGCTAAATATAAATCTGTATTCGAAGGTGATGATTCTGCAAAGAACAAAGCTAACCAAGCGAAGATGCCTGAAGATTTTGCAATGTACATGAAGGCTAAAGATCTTTTCGCTAGTAAAAGCGTAGAGGCTAAACAAGGCTTGAAAACATATACAATGATCAGCGAGTTAATTCCTAATATGGTTAAATTATTAGGAGGAAAGCCTGTTACAAGTGAAACAATTGCAGCAATAAAAGCTCCGACAGACCAAAAAGATGCAATCGCTTTAACTGTTTTAACACAGGTTTCTCAAAGCCCTGAGTTCAAAGGGAAATCTTCTGCTGAATTTGAAAAATCAATGACAGAGCAGATGAAAGAAGCTGTAGATCATTTTGCCCCTCAATCTAAGCAGTATGACCTAAGCTATGACCCAAGAGCTGAGATCGTAGGAGATAATTATGATGATTATTCACAAAGAAACTATGGAAATAATCATTATGAGGGTCCTGATGCAGAACACGGTACTCACGTTGCGGGAATTATTGCAGGACTTCCTCAAGGAAAAGAAATTCAATATGGTGTTGCTTCAAGAGTAGCAAAAATTATGTCTGTAAGAACTGTTCCAAACGGTGATGAAAGAGATAAGGACGTTGCCAATGCAATCAGATATGCAGTAGACAACGGAGCTAAAGTTCTAAATATGAGTTTTGGAAAACCTGTTTCTCCAGGTAAAAATAAAGTTTGGGACGCATTCAAATATGCTCAGGATAAAGGAGTTCTTTTAGTAAAAGCAGCAGGAAACGAAAATGAAGATGTTGCAGAACACCTTGCTTATCCTACCAACTTTAAAAATGTTACAGATGAGAAACCATTTGTAAATAATGTACTTGTTGTAGGAGCAAGCACTAATAGAAATAATGAGTTGAGAGCAGATTTCTCAAATTTCAATAAAAAAATGGTGAATGTTTTTGCACCGGGAGAGCAGATCTATTCAACCGTTCCAAAAAACGATTATAAATATCTTCAGGGAACATCAATGGCTTCTCCGGTAGTAGCAGGAGCGGCAGCGGTTTTATTAGCATATATGCCAGGTTTAAAACCATACCAGGTTATTGAAGCTTTAGTAAAATCAAGCAATCCAAGTACAGACAATAAATTTGCTGATTTTTCACAAGCAGGAGGAGTTATAGATCTGAAAAAAGCAGCAGAATATGCTTACACAAATTTTTATAACGGAAAATCTTCAGAAGTAAAAAAAGCAGGAAAGACTGTAAGAAAAGCAGTTAAGAAATAA
- a CDS encoding lipocalin family protein: MKKLLLAGMLGTSLFAVSCSTVKKAETSQNQKSEFLKLKGDWEITSIDYDKGYKIKPFDEGADAQCFVGSHWRLIPNNYTGAYTLNGGGACPSLTQPIKFEVKDGSSFMFKKIASGTKAKQNTVGYSLNIINQSTDQFSLEQNVPFDGSTVRVVYNFQRSGMK; the protein is encoded by the coding sequence ATGAAAAAGTTACTACTTGCAGGAATGTTGGGCACCTCACTTTTTGCAGTGTCTTGTTCCACAGTTAAGAAAGCAGAAACATCCCAAAACCAAAAATCAGAATTTTTAAAATTAAAAGGAGATTGGGAAATTACCAGCATTGATTATGATAAAGGGTACAAAATCAAACCTTTTGATGAAGGAGCAGATGCGCAGTGTTTTGTAGGAAGTCATTGGAGATTAATTCCTAACAATTACACAGGAGCTTATACCCTGAACGGCGGCGGAGCTTGTCCGAGCCTTACACAGCCAATAAAATTTGAAGTAAAAGACGGAAGCAGCTTTATGTTCAAAAAAATTGCATCAGGTACAAAAGCAAAACAAAATACAGTAGGGTACTCTTTGAACATTATCAATCAGTCTACAGATCAGTTTTCACTTGAGCAGAACGTTCCGTTTGACGGAAGCACAGTAAGAGTTGTTTACAACTTCCAGAGATCAGGAATGAAATAA
- a CDS encoding OmpA family protein has translation MKFNKTYIGGLFLSSALLLTSCEAVQNSNHQQRGTAVGVASGAVIGGILGNNVGSGKNSALGAVLGGIIGGVAGNVIGNKMDKQAKQIKETLPGAEVERVGDGIKVTMNESIVNFAFDSSNLTSVAQTNLDKLAQVLADNPDTNINIYGYTDSKGADDYNMKLSERRANAVKTYLAGKGIASNRMIAKGEGETQPVASNDTDEGRAKNRRVEFAITANQKMINEAQKGQ, from the coding sequence ATGAAATTTAACAAAACATATATCGGCGGTTTATTTTTATCATCCGCTTTATTATTGACAAGCTGCGAAGCAGTTCAGAATTCTAACCACCAGCAGAGAGGAACAGCAGTAGGTGTTGCTTCAGGAGCTGTAATTGGAGGAATTTTAGGAAATAACGTAGGAAGCGGTAAAAACTCTGCGTTAGGCGCTGTATTAGGAGGTATTATTGGGGGTGTTGCAGGTAACGTTATCGGTAACAAAATGGATAAGCAGGCTAAGCAGATTAAAGAAACTTTACCAGGTGCAGAAGTAGAAAGAGTAGGAGACGGTATTAAAGTTACTATGAACGAAAGCATTGTGAACTTTGCTTTTGATTCTTCTAATCTTACTTCTGTAGCTCAGACTAATTTAGATAAATTAGCTCAGGTTCTTGCAGATAATCCTGATACTAACATCAATATCTATGGATATACAGATAGTAAAGGAGCTGATGATTATAATATGAAACTTTCAGAACGAAGAGCAAATGCTGTAAAAACATATTTAGCTGGAAAAGGTATCGCATCAAACAGAATGATTGCTAAAGGAGAGGGTGAAACCCAGCCGGTTGCAAGCAATGATACGGACGAAGGAAGAGCTAAAAACAGAAGAGTGGAATTTGCCATTACAGCAAATCAAAAAATGATTAATGAAGCCCAAAAAGGTCAGTAA
- a CDS encoding decaprenyl-phosphate phosphoribosyltransferase, which yields MKKYLKLLRVEQWVKNLFVFVPLFFSGNIKNLDLLSKSIFAFIIFSLAASVVYILNDYNDIEADRQHPEKRKRPLASGVISKSKAIGILIGLIIVDIALIFFSQFYFHQNLWKFATIIAFYFVMNLAYTFKLKHVPIIDIFIIAFGFVLRVLAGGYMTGITISQWATLLTFVLALVLAIGKRRGELINAQVSGKTRKALDGYNVQFADIALSISVTLAIVCYLMFTLSPEVQARFHERVFYTVIFVVFAFLRYLQQTLVYNRTESPTKIVYRDRYIQVTLLLWVAAFLIQIYFKK from the coding sequence ATGAAGAAATATCTTAAACTGCTCCGTGTAGAGCAATGGGTGAAAAACCTTTTTGTATTTGTACCCTTATTTTTTTCAGGCAATATCAAAAACCTTGATTTACTAAGCAAAAGTATCTTTGCTTTTATCATCTTTTCGCTGGCGGCAAGCGTCGTTTATATTCTAAATGATTATAACGATATTGAAGCAGACAGACAGCATCCTGAAAAAAGGAAAAGACCGTTGGCAAGCGGCGTGATCTCAAAATCTAAAGCGATAGGAATTCTAATAGGATTAATTATCGTAGATATTGCCCTTATATTCTTTTCTCAGTTTTATTTTCATCAGAATCTTTGGAAATTTGCTACCATAATAGCATTCTATTTTGTGATGAATTTAGCTTATACCTTTAAATTAAAGCATGTTCCGATCATTGATATTTTCATTATCGCTTTTGGTTTTGTGCTTCGGGTATTGGCCGGAGGATATATGACAGGAATTACAATCTCACAGTGGGCTACTTTGCTTACCTTCGTTCTGGCTTTGGTACTGGCCATAGGAAAAAGAAGAGGGGAGCTTATTAATGCTCAGGTCTCTGGGAAAACAAGAAAGGCTTTAGACGGCTATAATGTGCAGTTTGCAGATATTGCATTGTCAATTTCAGTAACGCTGGCTATTGTATGCTATCTGATGTTTACGCTTTCACCGGAAGTACAGGCTAGATTTCATGAAAGAGTTTTTTACACCGTTATTTTTGTTGTATTTGCATTCTTAAGATACCTGCAGCAGACATTAGTGTACAACAGAACAGAATCTCCCACAAAAATAGTGTATCGCGACAGATACATACAAGTAACTTTGTTGCTTTGGGTTGCCGCATTTTTAATTCAAATTTACTTTAAGAAATGA
- a CDS encoding FAD-binding oxidoreductase: MKPNFIQKVTNWGNFPIVEKEMRSEDSFRKIKDFVLDHNEVIARGNGRCYGDASLGEHIFSTKKLNKFISFDRLNGVIECESGVLLSEVLEISVPQGYFLYVTPGTKFVSVGGAIASDVHGKNHHAEGCFSEYVIEFTLMNERGEIIKCSREENSDKFWATIGGMGLTGIILTIKFKLKNIESAYIRQESIKAENLDEIFRLFEESESWTYTVAWIDCLQKGKDIGRSILMRGEHAFQHELPQNLTKNPLRLKKKLEPTVPFYFPNFVLNSLTVKIFNWLYYKKQSKKEVKSFIDYETFFYPLDAVNEWNKIYGKSGFIQYQMVIPKETGREGMKKILETIANSGNGSFLAVLKLFGKNNPQAYNSFPFEGYTLALDFKVNSKLKKLVAQLDEIVQEFGGRIYLTKDSMSKSSLTNYLKNIQNPKFVSLQHKRIINNN, encoded by the coding sequence ATGAAGCCGAATTTTATACAGAAGGTCACCAATTGGGGCAATTTTCCCATAGTGGAAAAAGAAATGAGATCTGAAGACAGCTTCAGAAAAATAAAAGATTTTGTACTTGACCATAATGAAGTGATTGCAAGAGGAAACGGCAGATGCTACGGAGATGCTTCATTAGGAGAACATATTTTTTCTACAAAAAAACTAAATAAATTCATCAGTTTCGACCGTTTAAACGGAGTTATCGAATGTGAATCCGGAGTACTGCTTTCAGAAGTATTGGAAATTTCTGTTCCGCAGGGATATTTTCTATATGTTACCCCCGGAACCAAATTTGTAAGTGTGGGCGGTGCTATTGCATCTGACGTACACGGCAAAAACCATCATGCAGAAGGATGCTTTTCAGAATACGTAATTGAATTTACATTGATGAATGAAAGAGGAGAAATAATTAAATGCTCCAGAGAAGAAAATTCAGATAAATTTTGGGCAACAATCGGCGGAATGGGACTTACAGGAATTATTCTTACCATAAAGTTCAAACTTAAAAATATAGAATCTGCCTACATTCGTCAGGAAAGTATAAAAGCGGAAAATTTAGATGAGATATTCAGGTTATTTGAAGAAAGTGAAAGCTGGACGTATACTGTGGCCTGGATAGACTGCCTGCAGAAAGGAAAAGATATAGGAAGAAGTATTTTAATGAGAGGAGAACATGCTTTTCAACATGAGCTTCCACAGAATCTTACCAAAAACCCACTCAGATTAAAGAAAAAACTAGAACCTACCGTTCCTTTTTATTTTCCTAATTTTGTATTGAACTCATTGACTGTAAAAATTTTTAACTGGCTGTATTATAAAAAACAGTCTAAAAAGGAGGTTAAAAGTTTTATAGATTACGAAACATTCTTTTATCCTTTAGACGCTGTCAATGAATGGAATAAGATTTATGGAAAATCCGGTTTTATTCAATATCAGATGGTAATTCCAAAAGAAACCGGAAGAGAAGGAATGAAGAAAATTTTAGAAACAATTGCCAACAGCGGCAATGGTTCTTTTCTTGCCGTTTTAAAGCTTTTCGGGAAAAATAACCCTCAGGCTTATAATTCTTTTCCGTTTGAAGGATATACATTAGCTCTTGATTTTAAAGTGAATTCAAAACTTAAAAAACTTGTCGCACAGCTAGATGAGATCGTTCAGGAGTTTGGGGGAAGAATTTATCTTACCAAAGACAGCATGAGTAAATCCTCATTGACCAATTATCTTAAAAATATTCAAAATCCAAAATTTGTGTCATTACAGCACAAAAGAATCATAAATAACAACTAG
- a CDS encoding SDR family NAD(P)-dependent oxidoreductase, giving the protein MIVLGSTSEVAQAFIEKALQEGEKFERIYLFTSNKETTERFARHIDVKFLQQSKVIELDLTKEIDYNKFDSINSNLLFCATGYLGEGTEEGLYDNKNTERIIDINYSKLVPVMNYFAQKFESRRSGTIIGLSSVAGDRGRQSNFIYGSAKAAFTAYLSGLRNYLFDKKVHVLTIKPGFMATKMTEGLPLNPKLTATPKQAAACIYKAYKKQKNTAYVLPVWGIIMMIIRNIPEFIFKKLKL; this is encoded by the coding sequence ATGATAGTTCTGGGAAGTACGTCCGAAGTGGCGCAGGCTTTTATTGAGAAAGCCCTACAAGAAGGAGAGAAATTTGAAAGAATTTATCTCTTTACATCTAACAAAGAAACTACTGAAAGATTTGCTAGACATATTGATGTGAAATTTTTGCAGCAGTCCAAAGTTATCGAACTGGATTTGACAAAAGAAATAGATTATAATAAATTTGATTCAATCAATTCAAACTTGTTATTTTGTGCCACGGGATATCTGGGAGAAGGAACAGAGGAAGGATTGTATGATAATAAAAATACGGAGAGAATAATCGATATCAATTATTCAAAATTAGTTCCGGTAATGAATTATTTTGCTCAAAAATTTGAAAGCAGAAGATCAGGAACCATTATAGGACTTTCTTCTGTAGCGGGAGATAGAGGAAGGCAGAGCAACTTTATTTATGGAAGTGCTAAAGCTGCTTTTACGGCTTATTTAAGCGGGTTAAGAAACTATCTTTTTGATAAAAAAGTGCATGTATTGACTATAAAACCTGGTTTTATGGCGACTAAAATGACAGAAGGACTGCCACTGAACCCAAAATTGACAGCAACTCCGAAACAGGCTGCGGCATGTATTTATAAAGCCTATAAAAAGCAGAAAAATACTGCTTATGTACTGCCGGTTTGGGGCATAATCATGATGATTATAAGAAATATTCCTGAATTTATATTTAAAAAATTAAAGCTTTAA
- a CDS encoding HAD family hydrolase, translating into MKKLYCFDFDGTITYKDTMFMYLKFYDPARYHMQFLRHVPLFILLKLKLAETEKVKKSFIGSILKGQSQEKIEKKAQQFFEHHYPKIVRENALDFIKNIDRTHTQSLLVTASLDIWVKPFADKLQMQLVSTRAEFKNGVFTGNFIGRNCNGNEKLERIKEEISNTKYDKIIAFGDTSGDKQMLKWANEGHYQFFH; encoded by the coding sequence ATGAAAAAATTGTATTGTTTTGATTTTGACGGCACTATAACGTATAAAGATACCATGTTTATGTATCTCAAGTTTTACGATCCCGCAAGATATCATATGCAGTTTTTAAGACATGTTCCACTGTTTATTTTATTAAAACTAAAGCTTGCCGAAACAGAGAAAGTGAAGAAAAGTTTTATCGGATCTATTTTAAAAGGGCAGTCTCAAGAAAAGATTGAAAAAAAGGCACAGCAGTTCTTTGAACACCACTATCCAAAGATTGTTAGAGAAAACGCGCTTGATTTTATAAAAAATATAGATAGAACTCATACACAAAGTCTATTAGTGACTGCTTCTCTCGATATCTGGGTAAAACCTTTTGCCGATAAACTGCAGATGCAGCTGGTTTCTACTAGAGCAGAGTTTAAAAATGGCGTTTTTACAGGGAATTTCATAGGCCGAAACTGCAATGGCAATGAAAAATTAGAACGGATAAAAGAAGAGATCAGCAATACTAAATATGATAAAATAATTGCTTTTGGCGACACTTCTGGAGATAAGCAGATGCTGAAATGGGCAAATGAAGGTCATTACCAATTTTTTCACTAA